One stretch of Chaetodon auriga isolate fChaAug3 chromosome 18, fChaAug3.hap1, whole genome shotgun sequence DNA includes these proteins:
- the tmem251 gene encoding lysosomal enzyme trafficking factor has protein sequence MMNFRQRMGWVGVALYLLLSVMVVYYVFEVHSFSLEHVQRGGASPSTPPLAISWFQSISAHLPPLPVWMWASVFLLPYLQLFLFLFSCTRADPRAVGYCVLPVCLALLCSRHATRKPSNHRGPTLIDT, from the coding sequence ATGATGAACTTCCGTCAGCGGATGGGATGGGTGGGCGTGGCTCTCTACTTGCTGCTCAGTGTCATGGTGGTGTATTACGTCTTTGAGGTTCACAGCTTCAGTTTGGAGCACGTGCAGAGAGGCGGGGCCAGCCCCTCGACTCCACCGCTCGCCATTAGTTGGTTTCAGAGCATCAGCGCTCACCTGCCTCCACTTCCCGTCTGGATGTGGGCGTCGGTCTTCCTGCTGCCGtacctgcagctcttcctcttcctgttctccTGTACGAGAGCTGACCCTCGAGCGGTGGGTTACTGTGTCCTTCCTGTCTGCCTTGCCCTGCTCTGCAGCCGTCACGCCACGCGCAAACCATCTAATCACAGAGGCCCGACACTCATCGACACGTAG